A single Acidobacteriaceae bacterium DNA region contains:
- a CDS encoding tetratricopeptide repeat protein — protein sequence MSQYRREDVLRILRLPHRQLNAWERAGLISASEHYSFDELVQLRKLRKLAETRISVKSIRQSVDAMQKVAGLSNPLLELAVVPRGSRLAFRQGGALVDPMTRQMAFDFELTPRAGLAVVRRACRYGADANSVTAEVQEMFLRAVRLEENSATLAEAKELYGEILEIQPHHAAAAINLGTIRYNERDFYSAEALYRRATEADPEYALAFFDLGNVLDELQRLPDAIAAYERALRLVPQYADAHYNLALAYERMQEPRRALRHWTRYIQLDPSGPWASHAKTQAKRILANERLVIVSRHARTMR from the coding sequence GTGAGCCAGTACCGCCGAGAAGACGTTCTGCGCATCCTTCGCCTCCCTCATCGACAGTTGAATGCATGGGAGCGGGCGGGTTTGATCTCCGCCTCGGAACACTATTCGTTCGACGAGCTCGTCCAGCTCCGGAAGCTTCGAAAGCTGGCCGAAACCAGGATTTCCGTAAAGAGCATCCGGCAGTCGGTGGATGCCATGCAGAAGGTCGCGGGACTGAGTAATCCGCTGCTGGAGCTGGCGGTGGTGCCGCGTGGGTCGCGGCTGGCGTTCCGGCAGGGCGGGGCGCTGGTGGATCCGATGACGCGTCAGATGGCGTTCGATTTTGAACTGACTCCGAGGGCTGGGCTGGCAGTGGTCCGGCGTGCTTGCCGTTATGGGGCGGATGCAAACTCGGTCACGGCTGAGGTGCAGGAGATGTTCCTGCGCGCGGTGCGGCTGGAGGAGAATTCGGCGACGCTGGCCGAGGCGAAGGAGCTCTACGGCGAGATCCTCGAGATTCAGCCCCACCATGCCGCGGCGGCTATCAATCTGGGGACGATCCGCTATAACGAGCGAGATTTTTACAGCGCGGAGGCGTTGTATCGGCGGGCGACGGAGGCCGACCCGGAGTATGCGCTGGCGTTCTTCGACCTGGGGAATGTTCTGGATGAGCTGCAGCGGCTGCCGGATGCGATTGCAGCGTATGAGCGGGCATTGAGGCTGGTTCCGCAGTACGCGGATGCGCACTACAATCTGGCGCTCGCCTATGAGCGCATGCAGGAGCCGCGGCGGGCCCTGCGCCACTGGACGCGGTACATTCAGCTTGACCCGAGCGGCCCGTGGGCGAGCCATGCGAAGACTCAGGCTAAGCGCATTCTGGCCAATGAGCGGCTGGTAATCGTGAGCAGACACGCGCGCACGATGCGGTAG
- a CDS encoding glycosyltransferase family 2 protein, translated as MKTAVGVGPAEESIEETGNALDLAVVVPTYQERENIAEFIRRLGIALAGLSWELIFVDDDSPDETAEVVRQWTSRDRRVRLLHRIGRRGLSSACIEGIMATSAECVAVMDADMQHDEALLPRMLEQLREDSLDVVIGTRNSDGGSMGEFPAHRVLLSKVGQWVSRAVCRCELSDPMSGFFLVRRGFFLKVVRHLQGNGFKILVDMLASSPRPVRLAEMGYEFRRRTRGESKLCVHTGVEYLLLVISKLMGGLLPVRFAAFALVGAIGLATHLAVLAIMLYGFHLHFIAAQAIAATVAMIENFFLNNLITYRDRSLRGLRWLTGLASFCVACSFGAWANVIVARSLYAGGLPWYAAGMLGTLLSAVWNYSVTSLFTWQTPRRTAVMQAAVEPLAADLEPYR; from the coding sequence TTGAAGACAGCTGTGGGTGTAGGCCCAGCGGAAGAATCTATCGAAGAAACCGGAAACGCGCTCGATCTGGCTGTGGTGGTGCCGACCTATCAGGAGCGGGAAAACATTGCTGAGTTCATCCGGAGATTGGGGATTGCGCTCGCGGGGCTCTCCTGGGAGCTGATCTTCGTGGATGACGACTCCCCGGACGAGACGGCGGAGGTGGTGCGGCAGTGGACGTCGCGAGACCGGCGGGTGCGACTGCTGCACCGGATAGGCCGGCGAGGGTTGTCTTCGGCGTGCATTGAGGGCATCATGGCGACCTCGGCGGAATGCGTTGCCGTGATGGACGCGGACATGCAGCATGACGAGGCGCTGCTGCCGCGCATGCTGGAGCAACTCCGAGAGGACTCGCTGGATGTCGTTATAGGGACCCGGAACTCGGATGGCGGCAGCATGGGCGAGTTTCCCGCGCATCGGGTTCTCCTGAGCAAGGTGGGGCAGTGGGTGAGCCGGGCGGTTTGCCGCTGCGAGCTGAGCGATCCGATGAGCGGATTCTTCCTGGTGCGGCGGGGTTTCTTTCTCAAGGTTGTGCGACATCTCCAGGGCAACGGGTTCAAGATACTGGTCGACATGCTGGCGTCGAGCCCGCGGCCGGTACGGCTGGCGGAGATGGGGTATGAGTTTCGCAGGCGGACGCGCGGGGAGAGCAAGCTGTGCGTCCACACCGGCGTGGAGTATCTGCTGCTCGTTATCAGCAAGCTGATGGGCGGGCTGCTGCCGGTGCGGTTTGCGGCGTTTGCTCTGGTGGGAGCGATCGGGCTGGCGACCCATCTGGCTGTTTTGGCAATAATGCTGTACGGCTTCCACCTGCACTTCATTGCGGCGCAGGCGATCGCGGCGACCGTCGCGATGATTGAGAACTTCTTCCTGAATAACCTGATTACCTATCGCGATCGCAGCCTGCGCGGGTTGCGATGGCTGACGGGCCTGGCATCGTTTTGCGTGGCCTGCTCGTTTGGTGCGTGGGCCAATGTGATTGTCGCGCGATCGCTGTATGCCGGTGGATTGCCGTGGTATGCGGCGGGAATGCTGGGGACGCTGCTCAGCGCGGTCTGGAACTATTCGGTGACGAGCCTGTTTACGTGGCAGACGCCACGCCGGACTGCGGTGATGCAAGCCGCTGTTGAGCCATTGGCGGCTGATTTGGAGCCCTATCGTTGA
- a CDS encoding DUF6599 family protein gives MACALAAGAVQARAQGVTLTEPPVQLLPQNFGGWQQGGSSEPGTVSLTTVNKAALQEAGPLRSQVNTYTRAGRTMRVEAVEFGDRTGAYSAFTLAERPEMRVGKEVGSSDAVGDGVVLFTIGDTLVLASPASAADASALSQLAKVLPKATGSTGVAPLLPSFVPAEHLVPSGLRYALGPESYAAEGGVLPANALGWDKSAEAVTANYDEKHGRETVTMVIYPTPQIAQAFEKKFSTGVKGLGPSFANARVRRDQELVMVASGALPGNEAGAMLENVHMKQIVAVDQYMPPVFQTEVQKTFSLLTSIAILSGVLMASAVLLGLFLGGGRALIRVMQGKPAASEPEFLSLHLSTQNPVPHWETPGPNAHS, from the coding sequence GTGGCGTGTGCGCTTGCGGCGGGCGCGGTGCAGGCTCGCGCGCAGGGTGTCACGCTGACAGAGCCGCCGGTGCAGTTGCTTCCGCAAAACTTCGGCGGGTGGCAGCAGGGCGGAAGTTCAGAACCGGGGACGGTTTCCCTCACGACGGTCAACAAGGCTGCGCTGCAGGAGGCGGGACCGCTGCGGTCGCAGGTGAACACCTATACACGTGCCGGGCGCACGATGCGTGTGGAGGCGGTTGAATTTGGCGACCGCACGGGCGCCTATAGCGCGTTTACGCTCGCGGAGCGGCCGGAGATGCGCGTAGGGAAAGAGGTCGGTTCGTCCGATGCGGTGGGCGACGGCGTCGTGCTGTTTACGATCGGCGATACGCTGGTGCTTGCGTCGCCGGCGAGCGCGGCCGATGCGTCGGCTCTGAGCCAGCTGGCGAAGGTGTTGCCCAAGGCGACGGGAAGTACGGGCGTGGCGCCGTTGTTGCCGAGCTTTGTGCCGGCGGAGCATCTGGTGCCTTCAGGGTTACGGTATGCGCTGGGACCGGAGAGCTATGCAGCCGAGGGCGGCGTGCTGCCGGCGAACGCGTTGGGATGGGACAAGAGCGCCGAGGCCGTGACGGCCAACTACGACGAGAAGCATGGGCGCGAGACGGTCACCATGGTGATCTATCCAACGCCGCAGATCGCGCAGGCGTTTGAGAAGAAGTTTTCAACGGGTGTGAAGGGGTTAGGGCCGAGTTTTGCAAACGCGAGAGTGCGGCGTGACCAGGAGCTGGTGATGGTGGCCTCCGGCGCGCTCCCTGGCAATGAAGCGGGCGCGATGCTTGAGAACGTGCACATGAAGCAGATCGTTGCCGTGGATCAGTACATGCCGCCTGTCTTTCAAACCGAGGTGCAAAAGACGTTTAGCCTGCTGACCAGCATTGCGATTTTATCGGGCGTGCTGATGGCAAGCGCGGTGCTACTGGGGCTGTTCCTTGGTGGCGGGCGGGCGTTGATTCGGGTGATGCAGGGCAAGCCGGCAGCGAGTGAACCGGAGTTTCTGAGTCTGCATCTGTCGACGCAGAACCCGGTGCCTCATTGGGAGACACCAGGGCCCAACGCCCATTCCTGA
- a CDS encoding N-acetylmuramoyl-L-alanine amidase codes for MRVSRQSGMGCGRGWRCAAASACVLLSAHAGLAARTEASAWDSAVLARQVFEAKPQGTHTKIEYAHVMDAFRAIYHGNPGDAHAARAVEQVAELLAEEGQELNDRKALRDAAGQYEFLAKAYPVGSMAPRALGHALDLLGPDAADDAAEAKKVRGLLEGEYPRSAEAREAKKRLEIRDQRSDEASVEPGVPSLPGAAEHYRKPAAAKSEEDAVEKASETPDAGVEVDAEHPASAKVDAAVVKPGRMATVTGIRHWSTPSYTRVAIDLGDAVEYQAARVENPDRIFFDLHHARLAQQLVGKSFAVTDDGFLTRIRAAQFSGDVTRVVLDVHQVGEYSAFLLPNPYRLIIDIHGKTRDQGSEIRDQEIAAAKVPDAAPTTAEVPKSDAAPGSGSEVSSLPPMPVTDGSAGFGLPSRETAGEAKQAVARPRVIIPSKPTTSKPVPNSVATKTSDDGVEVAAVSDQPGKIEATRRPTSQPIAERSAGTSAKARGSRSKSHVTGEPAEPPPPTADGEATLMRALGLKIGRIVIDAGHGGHDSGTLGAGGIEEKDVVLDVALRLGKLLHDRLGAEIVYTRADDTFIPLETRTAIANKAQADLFISVHANSSQDASARGVEVYYLNFTSDPEAMQVASRENAVSTQSVHELSDLVKKIALKDKIDESRELAEDVDTSLYGGLAKVNEGLKNRGVKKAPFVVLIGANMPSILAEISFVTNPTDADELRRPEYRERVAESLYAGVARYAKTINGVKKPVATERAAIGR; via the coding sequence ATGCGTGTGTCTCGGCAGAGCGGGATGGGATGCGGCCGCGGCTGGAGGTGCGCAGCCGCGAGCGCGTGTGTATTGCTGAGTGCGCATGCGGGGCTTGCGGCGCGGACAGAAGCGAGTGCGTGGGATAGCGCGGTGCTGGCGCGGCAGGTGTTCGAGGCGAAGCCGCAGGGAACGCACACCAAGATTGAGTACGCGCATGTGATGGATGCGTTTCGCGCGATCTATCACGGCAATCCGGGCGATGCGCATGCGGCTCGGGCGGTGGAGCAGGTCGCGGAGCTGCTGGCCGAAGAGGGGCAGGAACTAAACGACCGGAAAGCTCTGCGCGATGCGGCAGGGCAGTACGAGTTTTTGGCGAAGGCGTATCCGGTGGGATCGATGGCTCCGCGCGCGCTGGGCCATGCGCTGGATCTGCTCGGGCCTGATGCGGCGGACGATGCGGCGGAGGCGAAGAAGGTTCGCGGGCTGCTGGAGGGGGAGTATCCGCGGAGTGCGGAGGCGCGGGAGGCGAAGAAGAGATTAGAGATTAGAGATCAGAGATCGGACGAGGCGTCGGTTGAGCCAGGAGTTCCGAGTTTGCCAGGGGCGGCTGAGCACTATCGGAAGCCGGCGGCTGCGAAGAGCGAAGAGGATGCGGTAGAGAAGGCGAGTGAGACGCCGGACGCGGGTGTTGAGGTTGATGCGGAGCATCCGGCGAGTGCGAAGGTTGACGCGGCAGTTGTGAAGCCGGGGCGGATGGCGACGGTGACCGGGATTCGGCACTGGTCGACGCCGAGCTATACGCGCGTGGCGATTGATCTTGGAGATGCGGTGGAGTATCAGGCGGCGCGGGTGGAGAATCCGGACCGCATCTTCTTCGATCTGCATCATGCGCGGCTGGCGCAGCAGTTGGTAGGCAAGAGCTTTGCGGTGACGGACGATGGATTTCTGACGAGGATCCGGGCGGCGCAGTTCTCGGGTGATGTGACGCGGGTGGTGCTGGATGTGCACCAGGTGGGCGAGTACTCGGCGTTTCTGCTGCCGAATCCGTACCGGCTGATTATCGATATCCACGGGAAGACGAGAGATCAGGGATCAGAGATCAGAGATCAGGAGATCGCGGCTGCTAAGGTGCCGGATGCAGCTCCAACAACTGCGGAGGTGCCGAAGAGTGATGCCGCTCCTGGCAGTGGGTCGGAGGTGTCGAGCCTGCCGCCGATGCCGGTGACGGATGGCAGTGCGGGGTTTGGTTTGCCTTCGCGGGAGACGGCTGGCGAGGCGAAGCAGGCGGTGGCGCGGCCGCGGGTGATCATCCCGTCGAAGCCGACGACGTCCAAGCCGGTACCGAATTCGGTGGCAACGAAGACGTCTGACGACGGCGTAGAGGTTGCGGCGGTCAGCGACCAGCCGGGGAAGATTGAGGCGACGAGAAGGCCGACGTCGCAGCCGATTGCGGAGCGGTCGGCAGGAACGAGTGCCAAGGCGAGAGGCTCACGGAGCAAGTCGCATGTGACCGGAGAACCGGCTGAGCCGCCGCCTCCGACGGCCGATGGCGAGGCGACGCTGATGCGCGCGCTGGGGCTGAAGATCGGCCGGATTGTGATTGATGCGGGGCACGGCGGACATGACTCGGGCACGCTGGGCGCGGGCGGTATTGAGGAGAAAGATGTAGTGCTCGATGTGGCGTTGCGGTTGGGCAAGCTGCTGCACGACCGCCTGGGCGCGGAGATTGTTTACACGCGCGCGGACGACACGTTTATTCCGCTGGAAACGCGGACGGCGATTGCGAACAAGGCGCAGGCGGATCTATTCATCAGCGTGCATGCGAACAGCTCGCAGGATGCGAGCGCGCGCGGGGTGGAGGTCTACTACCTGAACTTCACGAGCGATCCGGAGGCGATGCAGGTGGCGAGCCGCGAGAACGCAGTGTCGACGCAGAGCGTGCATGAGCTGAGCGACCTGGTGAAGAAGATCGCACTCAAGGACAAGATTGATGAGTCGCGCGAGTTGGCGGAGGACGTGGACACGTCACTGTACGGCGGGCTGGCCAAGGTCAATGAGGGGCTGAAGAATCGCGGGGTGAAGAAGGCGCCGTTTGTCGTGTTGATCGGCGCGAATATGCCGTCGATCCTAGCGGAGATCAGCTTCGTCACGAACCCGACGGACGCGGATGAGCTGCGCCGGCCGGAGTATCGCGAGCGCGTGGCGGAGAGCCTCTACGCGGGTGTGGCGCGATATGCGAAGACCATCAACGGCGTGAAGAAGCCGGTCGCAACGGAGCGGGCGGCGATAGGCCGTTGA